One segment of Corynebacterium atrinae DNA contains the following:
- a CDS encoding polyprenyl synthetase family protein: MNFPDPRSLTLDQIPGATQDILEEFLRSRRKTIATIGRPVTEAVSHVEAFVLGGGKRIRPLYAWAGFVGAGGLDSHAEDPAAMLRAAASLEFIQACALIHDDIIDSSDTRRGQPTVHRAVEARHDAAAWVKDSAHFGESVAILVGDLALVWAEDMLQDSGLSVAALARAREPWRAMRTEVIGGQLLDIYLEASGSESIAEADAVNRYKTAAYTIERPLHLGAAVAGADESTIEAFRGYGRDIGIAFQLRDDYLGVYGDPAITGKPAGDDLREGKRTVLLATALQRADERDPVAAAELRAKIGTTSDPAELQRLAEIISSTGAVEAIEERIDALTASGLAYLDAVGTSPEVTDTLRSLAIRATARRS; this comes from the coding sequence TTGAACTTCCCCGATCCCCGATCGCTCACGCTCGATCAGATTCCTGGCGCCACCCAGGACATCCTTGAGGAGTTCCTTCGTTCGCGCCGCAAGACCATCGCCACCATTGGGCGGCCCGTTACGGAGGCTGTTTCTCATGTGGAGGCATTCGTCCTGGGCGGGGGCAAGCGCATTAGGCCCCTATATGCCTGGGCGGGCTTTGTGGGAGCAGGCGGGCTGGACAGCCACGCCGAAGATCCCGCGGCCATGCTCAGGGCTGCCGCATCGTTGGAGTTTATTCAGGCCTGCGCGCTCATCCACGATGACATCATCGATTCCTCTGACACCCGGCGCGGCCAGCCGACCGTGCATCGCGCAGTCGAAGCTCGCCACGACGCCGCCGCCTGGGTGAAGGATTCCGCGCACTTTGGCGAATCCGTCGCCATCCTGGTCGGAGATTTGGCTTTAGTGTGGGCGGAAGACATGCTGCAGGATTCGGGACTGTCGGTAGCTGCCCTTGCTCGGGCCCGGGAACCGTGGCGGGCGATGCGCACCGAGGTCATTGGCGGCCAGCTCCTCGATATCTACCTGGAGGCATCCGGGAGTGAAAGTATCGCGGAGGCCGACGCCGTCAACCGGTACAAGACTGCCGCGTACACCATCGAACGCCCCCTCCACCTGGGCGCAGCGGTTGCTGGTGCGGACGAATCCACCATTGAAGCTTTCCGCGGCTATGGCCGAGACATCGGGATCGCTTTCCAGCTCCGGGATGACTACCTCGGCGTCTACGGCGATCCGGCCATCACGGGTAAGCCGGCTGGCGACGACCTGCGGGAAGGCAAGCGCACGGTGTTGCTTGCCACGGCCTTGCAGCGGGCCGATGAACGAGACCCAGTGGCTGCCGCAGAACTTCGTGCCAAGATCGGCACTACCTCAGACCCCGCGGAACTCCAGCGGTTGGCGGAGATCATCTCCTCCACCGGTGCCGTCGAAGCGATTGAGGAGCGTATCGACGCCCTCACGGCCTCCGGTTTGGCGTACTTGGACGCGGTAGGCACGTCCCCTGAGGTCACTGACACCCTACGTAGCCTGGCTATCCGAGCCACTGCCCGGCGGAGCTGA
- the rsmH gene encoding 16S rRNA (cytosine(1402)-N(4))-methyltransferase RsmH, whose translation MDFDIAANHGHVPVLRDRVTELLAPAVEAMGDKAVLVDGTLGAGGHTEHFLRTFPHVKVVGVDRDPVSLGEARERLAPFGSRFVGVQVRFDGIGEAIASEQDAGGVFDTARQNGIAGALFDLGVSSMQLDQPERGFAYRVDAPLDMRMDPTQGITAADVLNTYSHGDLARILKNYGDERFAGKIASAVLKERDKEPFVSSERLVELLYATIPAATRRTGGHPAKRTFQALRIEVNKELEALENVIPIITEALAVGGRAVFMSYQSLEDRIVKLAFTELTASKTPPGLPMDLPGTAPRFATVTRGAEKATEAEIEENQRAAPVRVRALEKLPDPEEKRS comes from the coding sequence ATGGACTTTGATATCGCGGCTAACCACGGTCACGTCCCCGTCTTGCGCGACCGCGTGACCGAACTTCTGGCCCCGGCCGTCGAAGCGATGGGCGACAAGGCTGTCCTTGTCGACGGAACCCTCGGCGCTGGCGGGCACACCGAGCATTTCCTGCGGACATTTCCTCATGTCAAAGTCGTTGGTGTGGACCGGGATCCGGTTTCTTTGGGCGAGGCCCGGGAAAGGCTCGCGCCCTTCGGTTCGCGTTTCGTCGGCGTCCAGGTCCGATTCGATGGTATTGGAGAGGCGATTGCCAGCGAGCAGGATGCAGGCGGAGTGTTCGACACCGCCCGTCAAAATGGCATCGCTGGGGCTCTGTTCGACCTGGGAGTCTCATCGATGCAGCTCGACCAGCCGGAGCGAGGATTCGCCTACCGGGTGGATGCTCCCTTGGATATGCGAATGGATCCCACTCAGGGGATCACAGCCGCCGATGTTCTCAATACCTACTCCCACGGCGATTTAGCGCGCATCCTCAAAAACTATGGGGATGAACGTTTCGCCGGGAAGATCGCGTCGGCGGTGCTCAAGGAGCGGGACAAGGAACCGTTCGTCAGCTCAGAGCGTCTCGTGGAGTTGCTGTACGCCACTATTCCGGCGGCGACCAGGCGCACCGGCGGGCACCCCGCCAAGCGCACCTTCCAGGCCTTGCGCATTGAAGTGAACAAGGAACTTGAGGCGTTGGAAAACGTCATCCCGATCATCACTGAGGCACTAGCCGTGGGAGGACGGGCGGTGTTCATGAGCTATCAATCGCTGGAAGACCGCATCGTCAAACTGGCCTTCACTGAACTAACTGCATCCAAAACCCCGCCCGGCCTGCCGATGGATTTGCCGGGCACCGCCCCCCGTTTCGCCACCGTGACCCGCGGGGCGGAGAAAGCCACTGAAGCCGAGATCGAGGAGAACCAGCGGGCCGCACCCGTTAGAGTGCGCGCCCTGGAAAAGCTCCCTGACCCCGAGGAGAAGCGATCGTGA
- a CDS encoding DUF3040 domain-containing protein, producing the protein MSLSEQEQRALREIEQSLLAEDPKFGASVSGDSLFGGGNGGLTLRGVAIAVVGLLMLIGGVALAAQSLWFIALSVVGFLVMFGAGVWMLRGNGSSTRKESSPKRAKKAAAANSSSLGNKMEENFRRRFEDQ; encoded by the coding sequence GTGTCTCTTTCAGAGCAGGAACAGCGAGCGTTGCGTGAAATTGAGCAATCGCTTCTCGCTGAAGACCCTAAGTTTGGGGCGTCCGTGTCTGGTGACAGCCTATTTGGCGGTGGCAACGGCGGATTGACTCTGCGTGGAGTCGCTATCGCAGTGGTCGGGCTCCTCATGCTCATCGGCGGGGTTGCCCTCGCCGCCCAGAGTCTTTGGTTCATCGCCCTGAGCGTCGTTGGCTTCCTAGTCATGTTTGGCGCCGGAGTCTGGATGCTGCGGGGGAACGGATCCAGCACCCGGAAGGAATCATCCCCGAAGCGTGCGAAGAAAGCTGCCGCGGCTAATAGTTCTTCGCTAGGTAACAAGATGGAAGAGAATTTCCGCCGCCGCTTCGAAGATCAGTAG
- a CDS encoding UDP-N-acetylmuramoyl-L-alanyl-D-glutamate--2,6-diaminopimelate ligase yields the protein MAPQAPTLSHLLNLANQASSTVEAMLVNTGDSDPAITSISLDSAAVEPSGALFAALPGTRRHGAEFADHTLATAILTDDPGRELLLEAGESRPILVVDDVREVLGALAAEVYGHPSRDLTIIGVTGTSGKTTTSYLLEVGLIAAGHKVGLIGTTGTRIDGVPVPTKLTTPEAPTLQALFARMRREGVTHVVMEVSSHALSLGRVDGTQFDVAGFTNLSQDHLDFHPTMEDYFATKAKFFDPGSPLAARHSVVCIDDHWGKRMAELAADPMTVSTSGEVADVQARQVELAPSGAQTIELTLPQCDPITFELPLPGDFNIANAALATACALAAGVDPERFTAGLNTVAVPGRMERIDAGQDFLAVVDYAHKPAAVAAVLDTLRGQITGRLGVVVGAGGDRDPSKRPIMGAEAARRADLVIITDDNPRSEEPATIRAAVLAGAQGAGATSEIREIGDRARAIDALIQWAQPGDGVVVAGKGHEVGQLIAGVDHHFDDREEVRRALEERLQ from the coding sequence ATGGCACCGCAGGCACCCACCCTGTCTCACCTGCTCAACCTGGCGAATCAAGCCTCATCCACCGTGGAGGCAATGCTGGTGAATACGGGTGATAGTGACCCCGCCATCACCTCCATCAGCCTCGATTCCGCCGCGGTGGAACCCTCTGGCGCCCTGTTCGCCGCGTTGCCCGGTACCCGGCGCCACGGTGCCGAATTTGCGGACCACACTCTGGCAACCGCGATCCTCACCGATGACCCGGGCCGGGAACTTCTCCTCGAGGCCGGTGAGAGTCGGCCGATCCTCGTCGTCGATGACGTGCGTGAGGTCCTGGGCGCCCTCGCTGCGGAGGTCTACGGCCACCCCTCCCGCGATCTCACGATCATCGGAGTGACGGGTACCTCGGGCAAGACCACCACCAGCTATTTGCTGGAGGTGGGGCTCATCGCTGCGGGCCACAAGGTGGGTCTCATCGGCACGACCGGAACGCGTATCGACGGCGTGCCCGTCCCCACGAAGCTCACCACCCCGGAGGCCCCCACGCTGCAGGCGCTGTTCGCCCGCATGCGCCGCGAAGGGGTCACCCATGTGGTGATGGAAGTGTCCTCTCACGCCCTATCCTTAGGGCGGGTGGACGGAACGCAGTTCGACGTGGCGGGCTTTACTAACCTCTCCCAGGATCACCTGGACTTCCATCCCACGATGGAGGACTACTTTGCCACCAAGGCAAAATTCTTCGACCCCGGCTCCCCGCTGGCCGCGCGCCACTCCGTCGTCTGTATTGATGATCACTGGGGCAAGCGCATGGCCGAGCTTGCTGCCGACCCGATGACCGTGAGCACCAGCGGCGAGGTGGCCGACGTTCAGGCCCGTCAGGTTGAGCTCGCCCCTAGTGGGGCTCAGACCATCGAGCTCACCCTCCCGCAGTGCGACCCGATCACCTTCGAACTGCCTCTGCCCGGTGACTTCAACATCGCCAACGCCGCTCTGGCTACCGCCTGTGCGCTGGCCGCAGGCGTAGACCCTGAGAGGTTCACCGCGGGCCTTAATACCGTCGCCGTCCCCGGCCGTATGGAACGCATCGATGCCGGGCAAGATTTCCTCGCCGTCGTCGACTACGCCCACAAGCCGGCCGCTGTCGCCGCGGTGCTGGACACTCTGCGGGGTCAGATCACCGGACGACTCGGAGTAGTTGTCGGCGCCGGTGGGGACCGCGATCCTTCCAAACGGCCCATCATGGGGGCTGAGGCGGCGCGCCGCGCTGACCTGGTAATCATCACCGATGACAATCCCCGCAGCGAGGAACCCGCCACGATCCGCGCCGCCGTGCTTGCGGGCGCCCAGGGGGCCGGTGCGACCTCCGAGATCCGGGAGATCGGTGATCGCGCCCGAGCCATCGACGCCCTCATTCAGTGGGCGCAGCCGGGCGACGGGGTCGTCGTCGCCGGTAAAGGCCACGAGGTCGGCCAGCTGATCGCCGGGGTCGACCACCATTTTGATGATCGGGAAGAGGTCCGCCGCGCCCTCGAGGAGAGGCTCCAATGA
- a CDS encoding GNAT family N-acetyltransferase, with translation MTAEIRRLSGPEFSVLAPQLVEIYIKAMGYDDSIFHRRTDSWRREIIQPGFTALAAFDGDRALGVAYGYLGSQDLWWDRQVRRGLREAGGPSTEQVLLMRDYFEVAEIHVDPDSQGRGLGRLLLSQLLWNAPGRHALLSTPEVDNEDNHAFRLYRSMGFHDVLRYFTFEGDARPFAVLAAPLPLPGMVEKPAADSQIP, from the coding sequence GTGACTGCAGAAATACGCCGCCTGAGCGGGCCAGAGTTCTCCGTGCTGGCCCCGCAACTCGTTGAGATCTACATCAAGGCGATGGGCTACGACGATTCGATTTTTCACCGCCGCACGGATTCGTGGCGACGAGAAATCATCCAGCCCGGGTTCACCGCCCTCGCTGCCTTTGATGGGGATCGTGCTCTGGGCGTCGCTTATGGCTATTTGGGATCGCAAGATTTGTGGTGGGACCGTCAAGTGCGGCGGGGACTGCGCGAGGCCGGTGGCCCCAGCACTGAGCAAGTCCTTCTCATGCGCGACTATTTTGAGGTCGCTGAGATCCACGTCGACCCGGATAGCCAGGGACGCGGCCTCGGTCGCCTTCTTCTCTCACAGCTGTTGTGGAACGCGCCGGGCCGCCACGCCCTCCTGTCCACTCCAGAAGTGGACAACGAAGACAACCATGCTTTTAGGCTTTATCGTTCGATGGGTTTCCATGACGTTCTGCGCTACTTCACCTTTGAAGGCGACGCCCGGCCCTTTGCGGTTCTCGCTGCTCCGCTCCCCCTGCCCGGGATGGTGGAAAAGCCCGCGGCTGATTCTCAAATCCCCTAA
- a CDS encoding UDP-N-acetylmuramoyl-tripeptide--D-alanyl-D-alanine ligase — MIDFSLAEIAEIVGGELHDVSDPQARVTGFVEFDSRKVTPGGLFLALPGARVDGHDYAETAIAAGAVAVLAARPVGVPAIVVTPRGRTESNADVYANDVDGSAAAVVGALSALARAVVTRLEDEHELIVVGITGSAGKTSTKDLVASVLRGAGETVAPPGSFNNEIGHPYTAFRCDADTRFLVAEMSARGIGQIRHLADIAPPLVGAVLNVGSAHLGEFGSRENIAQAKGELVEALPVNGTAILNADDPFVAAMADRTEAQVVFYSAAEPPAPGADLWAEDIELDDVARPSFTLRTAEGSIRIKLKVFGEHQVSNALAAAAVGLAVGLSLEQIAAGLSHHKNASAHRMDVQTRDDGVTVINDSYNANPDSMKAGIAALAYTAAARPHARAVAVLGEMGELGPDAEQSHRELGEELDRYRISHLIAVGSSANSRAMATEAENRGITTSVAKTIDEAITLVDAVLRTRPSDYSGPGGTNPGDVVLVKASNSQGLWRVAEGLLHSSASTEKTLRQISRDK, encoded by the coding sequence ATGATCGATTTTTCCCTCGCAGAGATCGCCGAGATCGTCGGCGGCGAGCTGCACGATGTTTCCGACCCGCAGGCGCGGGTCACCGGATTCGTTGAGTTCGATTCCCGCAAGGTCACCCCGGGTGGGCTTTTCCTCGCCCTGCCCGGCGCCCGCGTCGACGGGCACGACTACGCCGAGACCGCGATCGCGGCCGGCGCGGTGGCGGTGCTGGCGGCGCGCCCGGTGGGGGTACCGGCGATCGTCGTCACGCCTCGGGGCCGGACTGAGTCCAACGCGGATGTCTACGCCAATGATGTCGACGGCTCCGCCGCGGCAGTAGTGGGTGCCTTGTCGGCGCTGGCACGCGCGGTGGTCACCCGGCTCGAAGATGAGCACGAGCTTATCGTCGTGGGTATCACCGGCTCCGCAGGCAAGACCTCGACGAAGGACCTCGTGGCTTCCGTGCTGCGCGGTGCGGGCGAGACTGTCGCCCCACCTGGCTCCTTTAACAACGAGATCGGCCACCCGTATACCGCCTTCCGATGTGATGCCGACACTCGTTTTCTCGTCGCGGAGATGTCCGCGCGGGGGATCGGCCAAATCCGGCACTTGGCGGATATTGCCCCGCCCCTGGTGGGCGCCGTCCTCAATGTTGGTTCCGCGCATCTCGGGGAGTTCGGCTCGCGGGAGAATATCGCGCAGGCCAAGGGTGAACTCGTCGAGGCGCTGCCCGTGAACGGCACCGCCATCCTCAACGCCGACGATCCTTTTGTCGCGGCGATGGCCGACCGCACCGAGGCGCAGGTGGTGTTCTACTCCGCCGCGGAGCCCCCGGCCCCGGGCGCCGACCTCTGGGCGGAGGACATCGAGCTCGATGATGTCGCCCGCCCCAGCTTTACCCTGCGCACCGCCGAGGGATCCATCCGCATCAAACTCAAGGTGTTTGGAGAGCACCAAGTCTCCAACGCCTTGGCCGCTGCCGCCGTCGGCCTGGCCGTGGGGCTGAGCCTGGAGCAGATCGCCGCCGGGCTGAGCCACCACAAGAATGCCTCCGCTCACCGGATGGATGTGCAGACCCGCGACGACGGCGTCACAGTCATCAATGATTCCTACAACGCCAACCCGGACTCCATGAAGGCCGGAATCGCTGCGTTGGCATACACCGCCGCGGCCCGACCCCACGCCCGTGCCGTTGCGGTGCTGGGCGAGATGGGCGAGTTGGGCCCCGATGCGGAGCAGTCCCACCGTGAGTTAGGTGAGGAGCTGGACCGGTATCGCATCAGTCACCTCATTGCGGTTGGGTCGAGCGCGAACAGTCGCGCCATGGCCACCGAGGCTGAGAACCGGGGTATAACTACGTCAGTTGCTAAGACCATTGATGAGGCCATTACGCTTGTCGATGCCGTGTTGCGGACCCGTCCGAGCGACTACAGCGGACCTGGGGGAACTAACCCCGGGGATGTTGTCCTCGTGAAGGCGTCAAATTCCCAGGGTTTGTGGCGCGTCGCCGAGGGGCTGCTCCACAGCAGTGCCAGCACTGAGAAAACATTGAGACAGATAAGTAGGGACAAGTAG
- the mraZ gene encoding division/cell wall cluster transcriptional repressor MraZ, producing the protein MFLGTYTPKLDDKGRLTLPAKFREDLAGGLMITKGQDHSLAVYPREEFAARARKAAAVSRTNPEARAFIRNLAASADEQRPDGNGRITLSAGHREYANLSKECVVIGSVDFLEIWDAESWAAYQKETEAAFSAADTDDVLGGLL; encoded by the coding sequence ATGTTTCTCGGTACCTACACTCCGAAGCTCGATGACAAAGGTCGACTGACGCTGCCGGCCAAGTTCCGTGAGGATCTTGCTGGTGGGTTGATGATCACGAAGGGGCAAGACCACAGCCTTGCGGTCTATCCCCGGGAAGAGTTCGCGGCACGTGCCCGAAAGGCCGCTGCCGTGTCCCGCACTAACCCGGAGGCTCGCGCCTTCATCCGTAACCTGGCTGCCAGCGCGGATGAACAGCGACCCGATGGAAATGGGCGCATCACGTTGTCAGCGGGGCATCGGGAGTACGCAAACCTCTCAAAGGAATGCGTGGTCATTGGCTCGGTGGACTTTCTCGAAATCTGGGATGCCGAATCCTGGGCCGCGTATCAGAAGGAAACGGAGGCCGCTTTCTCGGCGGCTGACACAGATGACGTCCTCGGCGGACTGCTCTGA
- the mraY gene encoding phospho-N-acetylmuramoyl-pentapeptide-transferase — protein MTQIIIAGVLSFLIAIFLTPVLIRRFSAEGLGQEIREDGPKSHLRKRGTPTMGGIAILAGIAISYLVVGFYGMITKTGGFTVSGLLILGLTLGLGGLGFADDFIKLYRARNLGLNKTAKLVGQLVLAIGFGLLILQFPDDQGLTPGSTHLSFFRDINTFDIALGGGILGTIVFLVFIYILIAAWSNAVNLTDGLDGLAAGSTAFVMGAYSLITFWQFRNSCSVSVEPGCYSVRDPLDLAILAAAGLGASLGFLWWNAAPAKIFMGDTGSLALGGLVAGLSVASRTELLMIIVGALFVMEAASVVIQIVVFRTTGRRFFRMAPFHHHFENGGWAETTVVIRFWLIAAMAVMLGVSLFYAEWLAATGVSLR, from the coding sequence GTGACACAGATCATCATTGCAGGAGTCCTCAGCTTCTTGATCGCAATTTTCCTTACCCCGGTGCTCATCCGCCGGTTCTCCGCCGAGGGCCTGGGGCAGGAAATCCGCGAGGATGGTCCCAAGTCTCACCTGCGCAAGCGCGGCACTCCGACAATGGGTGGCATCGCCATCCTTGCGGGCATTGCCATTTCCTACCTGGTGGTCGGTTTCTACGGAATGATCACCAAAACCGGTGGATTCACTGTCTCTGGCCTGCTCATCTTGGGCCTCACCCTCGGGTTAGGTGGTTTGGGCTTCGCCGACGACTTCATCAAGCTTTATCGCGCCCGCAACTTGGGTCTGAACAAGACCGCCAAGCTCGTTGGCCAGCTTGTACTCGCCATCGGATTCGGCCTGCTCATCCTGCAATTCCCCGACGATCAGGGTCTGACGCCGGGGTCGACGCACCTGTCCTTCTTCCGCGACATCAACACCTTCGATATTGCCCTGGGCGGCGGGATCCTCGGCACGATCGTCTTCCTCGTCTTCATCTACATCCTCATCGCAGCGTGGTCCAATGCCGTCAACCTCACGGATGGTCTGGATGGCCTCGCGGCCGGGTCCACGGCGTTTGTCATGGGCGCCTACTCGCTGATTACCTTCTGGCAGTTCCGTAACTCTTGCTCTGTCTCCGTGGAGCCGGGCTGCTACTCGGTCCGCGACCCGCTCGATTTGGCCATCCTCGCCGCCGCTGGTCTCGGCGCGAGCCTCGGTTTCTTGTGGTGGAACGCCGCCCCCGCCAAGATCTTCATGGGCGATACCGGTTCCCTGGCCCTCGGTGGACTCGTCGCGGGCCTGTCCGTCGCCTCGCGCACGGAATTGCTCATGATCATCGTCGGCGCGCTCTTCGTCATGGAGGCCGCTTCGGTGGTGATCCAGATCGTTGTCTTCCGCACCACTGGGCGTCGTTTCTTCCGCATGGCGCCGTTCCACCATCACTTCGAAAACGGCGGCTGGGCCGAAACCACCGTCGTCATCCGCTTCTGGCTCATCGCCGCGATGGCTGTGATGCTGGGAGTGTCCCTCTTCTACGCTGAGTGGCTGGCAGCCACAGGAGTGAGCTTGCGATGA
- a CDS encoding SAV_6107 family HEPN domain-containing protein — translation MAPIVSATTRFTRTGRGTRRADFLSKASALLSQSVAYREEGNWEQALESAYQAALRTAGAWISESSVAGRRRRPTSAWDQLRLVGGGGEEWADTFSQYSRLRSRVVSGLERDLDHDTVDHIIALASEFLAMVEGDASGFPAAA, via the coding sequence ATGGCACCTATCGTCTCTGCAACCACCAGGTTCACCCGCACTGGTCGAGGAACCCGTCGGGCAGACTTCCTCAGCAAGGCCAGCGCCTTGCTGTCGCAGTCGGTGGCCTATCGCGAGGAGGGGAACTGGGAGCAGGCGCTCGAATCCGCCTACCAGGCCGCTCTGCGCACTGCGGGTGCGTGGATCTCCGAGTCCTCGGTAGCTGGGCGCCGTCGCCGTCCCACCAGCGCGTGGGACCAGCTTCGCCTTGTTGGCGGCGGGGGAGAGGAGTGGGCGGATACCTTCAGTCAATATTCTCGTCTGCGCTCCCGGGTGGTCTCTGGGCTCGAGCGAGACTTGGACCATGACACCGTAGATCACATCATTGCCCTGGCGTCCGAGTTCCTGGCCATGGTGGAAGGTGATGCGAGCGGCTTCCCCGCTGCCGCCTAG
- a CDS encoding peptidoglycan D,D-transpeptidase FtsI family protein — protein MSLFVVMSLLLVGRLAWVQGVWGPELAAQAQEQRARVYVDPARRGEISDRDGNKLAYTMQARSLTVSPKLLRNELREQQDLQMRIDGENVGKTEEQINEELNKRVDDILERMSREIPAMIKRTGASGDELKEKEILNKLKADTTYEVLVRNVDPDVAAEIAATYHGVAADHQDIRQYPNGAIGENIIGKVSMDGQGQFGFEASGDANLSGINGRSTEDVSTDGQVIPGTLRDVVPAVNGSSVELTLDLDLQTYVQQLLEQAKANSMAKSAEAVVLDVATGHVLAMANTDTIDPNGDIGKQLEQGKDFENQTISYPFEPGSVAKAITAAATLEEGLTTPDEVHQVPGSIHMAGVTVKDAWEHGVVPYTTTGIFGKSSNVGTLMLADRLGEERYADYLQRFGVGQPTGVELPNESAGLLPPLEQWSGGTFANLPIGQGMSLTTLQMAGIYQTLANGGERIQPRIIDSITGPDGETQDLPEPQRVQVVSPETAKTTVDMFQAVTQSDPTGVQSGTGVGGAIPGYQTSGKTGTAQKVNPETGAYSSSAYWITFAGIAPADDPRFVVAIMVDEPGRGVEPGGAGGQSAAPIFRDIASWLLNRDNIPTSPPKEDLLILQAP, from the coding sequence ATGTCGCTATTCGTGGTGATGTCGCTACTACTCGTCGGGCGACTCGCCTGGGTGCAAGGAGTATGGGGCCCGGAACTCGCTGCTCAGGCGCAGGAACAGCGAGCGCGAGTATATGTTGATCCGGCGCGTCGGGGAGAAATTTCGGACCGTGACGGCAACAAACTCGCCTACACCATGCAGGCCCGAAGCCTCACTGTTTCGCCGAAGCTGTTGCGCAATGAGCTGCGGGAACAGCAGGACCTGCAGATGCGTATCGACGGGGAGAATGTCGGAAAAACTGAGGAGCAGATCAACGAAGAGCTGAACAAGCGCGTTGACGACATTCTCGAGCGCATGTCGCGAGAAATCCCCGCCATGATTAAGCGGACCGGTGCCTCCGGTGACGAGTTGAAGGAAAAGGAGATCCTCAACAAGCTGAAGGCCGATACCACCTACGAGGTCTTGGTCCGCAATGTTGATCCCGATGTGGCAGCGGAGATCGCCGCGACCTATCATGGCGTCGCCGCTGATCACCAAGACATTCGCCAGTACCCGAACGGGGCGATCGGAGAAAACATTATCGGCAAAGTGTCGATGGACGGGCAGGGACAGTTCGGTTTCGAAGCCTCCGGCGACGCTAACCTCTCGGGCATCAATGGGCGCTCCACCGAAGACGTGTCGACTGATGGCCAGGTCATTCCCGGCACGCTGCGCGACGTGGTCCCGGCTGTCAATGGCTCCAGCGTGGAGTTGACCCTCGACCTTGACTTGCAGACCTACGTCCAGCAGTTGTTAGAGCAGGCCAAGGCCAATTCCATGGCTAAGTCAGCGGAGGCGGTCGTGCTCGACGTGGCCACCGGCCATGTGCTGGCGATGGCGAATACGGACACCATCGATCCCAACGGTGATATTGGCAAGCAGCTGGAGCAGGGTAAAGACTTCGAGAACCAGACCATCTCCTACCCGTTCGAGCCGGGCTCGGTGGCCAAAGCCATTACGGCAGCCGCCACACTCGAAGAGGGCCTCACCACTCCCGACGAGGTTCACCAGGTGCCAGGCTCGATTCACATGGCCGGCGTCACCGTCAAGGACGCCTGGGAGCACGGGGTCGTTCCATACACCACCACTGGCATCTTCGGTAAGTCCTCGAACGTTGGCACGCTGATGCTCGCTGACCGTCTCGGCGAGGAACGCTATGCCGACTATCTTCAGCGATTTGGTGTCGGCCAGCCGACCGGCGTGGAACTGCCCAATGAGTCGGCCGGTCTCCTTCCCCCGCTGGAGCAATGGTCGGGTGGTACCTTCGCCAACCTGCCCATTGGGCAGGGCATGTCACTGACCACGCTGCAGATGGCTGGCATCTACCAAACGCTGGCCAATGGCGGCGAGCGCATCCAGCCCCGCATTATTGACAGCATTACCGGACCTGACGGCGAGACCCAAGACCTGCCGGAGCCGCAGCGCGTTCAGGTGGTGAGCCCCGAGACGGCCAAAACTACCGTCGATATGTTCCAGGCAGTGACCCAGTCCGATCCGACCGGTGTTCAATCGGGTACCGGCGTTGGCGGTGCCATTCCGGGATACCAAACATCTGGCAAGACCGGTACCGCTCAGAAGGTTAACCCAGAGACCGGCGCCTATTCTTCGAGCGCCTACTGGATCACCTTTGCAGGTATCGCACCCGCGGATGATCCTCGTTTCGTCGTGGCCATTATGGTGGATGAGCCGGGACGCGGCGTGGAGCCTGGGGGAGCGGGCGGACAATCAGCCGCCCCCATCTTCCGGGACATCGCCTCGTGGTTGCTCAATCGCGACAATATTCCCACGTCCCCGCCGAAAGAGGACCTTCTCATCCTTCAGGCCCCTTAG